Genomic DNA from Peribacillus simplex:
TCCATTTCCCAAAACGGGGCCTTAGCTCAGCTGGGAGAGCGCCTGCCTTGCACGCAGGAGGTCAGCGGTTCGATCCCGCTAGGCTCCACCAATGAAACAATCACGTTGTGATTGGGACAGCTTGTTCCTTGAAAACTAGATAATAGATAGAAGGCAATTAATTTTTTTCAAAGCATCTGTAAGATCTTTTTTAACGGTTAAGTTAGAAAGGGCGCACGGTGGATGCCTTGGCACTAGGAGCCGATGAAGGACGGGACTAACACCGATATGCTTCGGGGAGCTGTAAGTAAGCTTTGATCCGGAGATTTCCGAATGGGGAAACCCACTGTTCGTAATGGAACAGTATCTTTACCTGAATACATAGGGTACTGAAGGCAGACCCGGGGAACTGAAACATCTAAGTACCCGGAGGAAGAGAAAGCAAACGCGATTTCCTGAGTAGCGGCGAGCGAAACGGAATTAGCCCAAACCAAGAGGCTTGCCTCTTGGGGTTGTAGGACACTCAACATGGAGTTACAAAGGAACGGGGTAAACGAAGTGATCTGGAAAGGTCCGTCGAAGAAGGTAAAAACCCTGTAGTTGAAACTTCGTTCCCTCCTGAGTGGATCCTGAGTACGGCGGGACACGAGAAATCCCGTCGGAAGCAGGGAGGACCATCTCCCAAGGCTAAATACTCCCTAGTGACCGATAGTGAACCAGTACCGTGAGGGAAAGGTGAAAAGCACCCCGGAAGGGGAGTGAAATAGATCCTGAAACCGTGTGCCTACAAGTAGTCAAAGCCCGTTAATGGGTAATGGCGTGCCTTTTGTAGAATGAACCGGCGAGTTACGATTTCATGCGAGGTTAAGTTGATGAGACGGAGCCGCAGCGAAAGCGAGTCTGAATAGGGCGAATGAGTATGAGGTCGTAGACCCGAAACCAGGTGATCTACCCATGTCCAGGGTGAAGTTCAGGTAACACTGAATGGAGGCCCGAACCCACGCACGTTGAAAAGTGCGGGGATGAGGTGTGGGTAGCGGAGAAATTCCAATCGAACCTGGAGATAGCTGGTTCTCTCCGAAATAGCTTTAGGGCTAGCCTCAAGATGAGAGTATTGGAGGTAGAGCACTGATTGGACTAGGGGCCCCCAACGGGTTACCGAATTCAGTCAAACTCCGAATGCCAAATACTTATTCTTGGGAGTCAGACTGCGAGTGATAAGATCCGTAGTCGAAAGGGAAACAGCCCAGACCACCAGCTAAGGTCCCAAAGTATACGTTAAGTGGAAAAGGATGTGGAGTTGCTTAGACAACCAGGATGTTGGCTTAGAAGCAGCCACCATTTAAAGAGTGCGTAATAGCTCACTGGTCGAGTGACTCCGCGCCGAAAATGTACCGGGGCTAAACGTATCACCGAAGCTGTGGATTGACACCATTGGTGTCGATGGTAGGAGAGCGTTCTAAGGGCGTTGAAGTCAGACCGGAAGGACTGGTGGAGCGCTTAGAAGTGAGAATGCCGGTATGAGTAGCGAAAGAAGGGTGAGAATCCCTTCCACCGAATGCCTAAGGTTTCCTGAGGAAGGCTCGTCCGCTCAGGGTTAGTCGGGACCTAAGCCGAGGCCGAAAGGCGTAGGCGATGGACAACAGGTTGATATTCCTGTACCACCTATACATCGTTTGAACGATGGGGGGACGCAGAAGGATAGGGTAAGCGCGCTGTTGGATATGCGCGTCCAAGCAGTTAGGCCGGAAACGAGGCAAATCCCGTTTCCATTAAGGCGGAGCTGTGATGGCGAGGGAAATATAGTACCGAAGTTCCTGATTCCACGCTGCCAAGAAAAGCCTCTAGTGAGATGTAAGGTGCCCGTACCGCAAACCGACACAGGTAGGCGAGGAGAGAATCCTAAGGTGTGCGAGAGAACTCTCGTTAAGGAACTCGGCAAAATGACCCCGTAACTTCGGGAGAAGGGGTGCTTTTTAGGGTGAATAGCCCAGAAAAGCCGCAGTGAATAGGCCCAGGCGACTGTTTAGCAAAAACACAGGTCTCTGCGAAGCCGCAAGGCGAAGTATAGGGGCTGACACCTGCCCGGTGCTGGAAGGTTAAGGGGAGAGGTTAGCGCAAGCGAAGCTTTGAACCGAAGCCCCAGTAAACGGCGGCCGTAACTATAACGGTCCTAAGGTAGCGAAATTCCTTGTCGGGTAAGTTCCGACCCGCACGAAAGGTGTAACGATCTGGGCACTGTCTCAACGAGAGACTCGGTGAAATTATAGTACCTGTGAAGATGCAGGTTACCCGCGACAGGACGGAAAGACCCCGTGGAGCTTTACTGCAGCCTGATATTGAATTTTGGTACAGCTTGTACAGGATAGGTAGGAGCCTGAGAAGCCGGAGCGCCAGCTTCGGTGGAGGCGTTGGTGGGATACTACCCTGGCTGTATTGAAATTCTAACCCGCGCCCCTCATCGGGGTGGGAGACAGTGTCAGGTGGGCAGTTTGACTGGGGCGGTCGCCTCCTAAAGAGTAACGGAGGCGCCCAAAGGTTCCCTCAGAATGGTTGGAAATCATTCGTAGAGTGTAAAGGCACAAGGGAGCTTGACTGCGAGACCTACAAGTCGAGCAGGGACGAAAGTCGGGCTTAGTGATCCGGTGGTTCCGCATGGAAGGGCCATCGCTCAACGGATAAAAGCTACCCCGGGGATAACAGGCTTATCTCCCCCAAGAGTCCACATCGACGGGGAGGTTTGGCACCTCGATGTCGGCTCATCGCATCCTGGGGCTGTAGTCGGTCCCAAGGGTTGGGCTGTTCGCCCATTAAAGCGGTACGCGAGCTGGGTTCAGAACGTCGTGAGACAGTTCGGTCCCTATCCGTCGCGGGCGCAGGAAATTTGAGAGGAGCTGTCCTTAGTACGAGAGGACCGGGATGGACGCACCGCTGGTGTACCAGTTGTCTTGCCAAAGGCATAGCTGGGTAGCTACGTGCGGACGGGATAAGTGCTGAAAGCATCTAAGCATGAAGCCCCCCTCAAGATGAGATTTCCCATGGCGCAAGCTAGTAAGATCCCTGAAAGATGATCAGGTTGATAGGTCAGAGGTGGAAGCATGGTGACATGTGGAGCTGACTGATACTAATAGATCGAGGACTTAACCAACGCTTTTTAAAAAATGAAATACCTTCTTATTATCTAGTTTTGAAGGAACAACGTTCCTTACATGTTTGGTGGCGATAGCGAAGAGGTCACACCCGTTCCCATTCCGAACACGGCAGTTAAGCTCTTCAGCGCCGATGGTAGTTGGGGGTTTCCCCCTGTGAGAGTAGGACGCCGCCAAGCCATTTAAAAAGATCAGCCATCCGGCTGGTCTTTTTTCGTCGTTCGGGACAAATCAATTGACCAATTGGATGTTGGAAGGATCAAAAATGGAACCTCTCGGACTTAATCCATTCAAATATTAAAAATGGCACCTTAGCTTGGCTTATTTTAAGAAATTGCACAATGCAAGGGTAATCATCATTGGGCATGGTTTTCATCAGTTCTGCCCACCATTCTGTCTCATAACGAGCTATTATGCTAAGGTTATAAGAAATCAAATAATGGATTAAAAGTTCAGGTAATGAAAAAGCTGACGAATCTTTATTTAGTGATAGCATGAACTGCCCCTCTGCCAAATTATACCGTATTGGGGAAGAAGCATTATGAATAGGAATGCCATCAGTTTTTAAATGCAGTGTCCCAGGCACTTCTGAAATACTGTAAGCTTGATTCGTTTTAGCTTTCAAAAATTCTTCCATCCGACTGCTGGACATTTGATAGCTATCCAATATCGCTGAGGGTAATTGAAAGCCATTCGAAGAGGGTAACAGGGCGACGAAATTTTTTTTGGAAATGGACCATGTAAAGTTTTGCATATCCGGGATTTCCTTTATCAGCGTCCCCATGGAAAATTTTTCACCCTCCAGATGCTTGATATGAAATAACTTCTCGGCAATGCAGGTGAAAAGTCCGTTCTTTTGCGTTTTCACTTCGTCCTTTAAAAATTCATATTGTTGTTTTTTCTTTTTTCTCGTAGTTACCCCATGGGCAAGCATCGAAGTTGATTCCGGATAATTGGGATCGATCGTGAGCAGACAAGCCTTTAACAATTGGGCGAATCCATAAAATGTAAGGATTGGTTGTATGGAAAGTGGTGCAATGGCAGCCTGATTATAATAAGTTTTAGCATGTTCGAGATGGTAAATAAATGGATAACAATTATCGTAACTTTTTATTTCCGCTTCTGCTATTTTTTCATGCGTATAACATTTTTGTAAAAAAAGTTGAGAGGAAGATGCGGAAAAAAAAGGTGTATATTTATCGAAATTATCATTGTTTTCAGGCATTGCAGCTATCCTCCGAATTAATAGAATAATCAAACATTTATTTCTCTTCTTGACAGTAGTATGTCCTATTGATAACCTACAAATAATATTTTTAAGCAGGAGGGGAAAATAATGTGGGAAAATAAATTTGCAAAAGAAGGTTTAACCTTTGATGATGTCCTATTAATTCCAGCGAAATCAGAGGTTTTGCCGAAAGATGTTAACCTTCAAGTCAACTTAGCTGAAAACTTAAAGCTCAACCTTCCTATCATCAGCGCAGGAATGGATACCGTGACAGAAGCCGAAATGGCAATTGCCATGGCTCGCCAAGGCGGATTAGGTATCATTCATAAAAATATGTCTATTGAGGCACAAGCTGAACTGGTGGATAAAGTAAAACGTTCAGAAAGCGGTGTTATTACCGATCCATTTTTCTTAACGCCAGATCACCAAGTATTTGATGCAGAGCATTTAATGGGTAAATATCGCATTTCGGGTGTTCCTGTAGTCAACAATATAGAGGATCAAAAACTTGTGGGTATCATTACAAACCGTGATTTGCGATTTATTTCCGATTTTTCCTTGAAGATTTCCAGTGTCATGACTGTAGAGAATCTGGTCACAGCGCCAGTGGGAACTAACTTGGAACAAGCAGAGAAGATCCTTCAAAAGTACAAAATTGAAAAGCTTCCCCTTGTAGACGATAATGGAGTCCTTAAAGGACTTATTACGATCAAGGATATAGAGAAAGTCATTGAGTTCCCGAATTCGGCGAAAGATAAGCAAGGAAGATTACTTGCAGGTGCTGCAGTCGGAGTGACTAAGGATACAATGAAGCGTGTGGAAATGCTAGTTAAGTCCCATGTCGATGCAATTGTACTTGATACTGCTCATGGTCATTCAGAAGGCGTCCTTGAAATGGTGAAGGAAATCCGCGGGACATATCCTGAATTGACGATCATTGCCGGTAATGTGGCAACAGCCGAAGGGACGAAAGCATTGATTGAAGCAGGTGCCGATGTAGTCAAAGTGGGAATAGGACCAGGGTCAATCTGTACGACAAGGGTTGTAGCTGGTGTAGGTGTTCCACAAATCACGGCAGTCTTCGATTGTGCGACAGAAGCAAGAAAACATGGTAAAACGATTATCGCTGATGGCGGAATTAAATACTCTGGTGATATTGTTAAAGCCCTGGCAGCAGGCGGACATGCAGTAATGCTTGGCAGTATGCTTGCAGGTGTAACTGAAAGCCCAGGCGAAACGGAAATTTTCCAAGGTCGCCGTTTTAAAGTGTATCGGGGTATGGGTTCTGTTGCTGCTATGGAAAAGGGATCTAAAGATCGTTACTTCCAAGAAGATAACAAGAAATTCGTACCGGAAGGCATCGAAGGTCGCCTTCCATACAAAGGACCTCTTTCAGATACGATTTTCCAACTGATTGGCGGCATTCGTTCAGGTATGGGATATTGCGGTACAGCCACATTGGAAGAGTTGAGAGAAAACTCCCAATTTGTTAAAATGACCGGTGCCGGGTTAAGGGAGAGCCATCCTCATGATGTCCAAATTACCAAAGAAGCACCGAACTACTCAATGTAATGAATTTAACATATAATTGTCATTAAAATTTATTGTTAAAATAGACAGAGTCTGCGATTACTCTGTCTATTTTTTTTATTTTTTCTGTGATAAACTAGACAAGGTGTCAAGGGAATTACATAAAGTTTCTTCTTTGTTATAGAGATTAGCTTAAAAGTTGGAGGTATTGGAAATTGAAAAAAATCAGCAAGATGACCCTCATTTTCACTTTTGTTTTTGTTCTTGTAATGTCGCAATTTGCCTATCAACCGGGGGAAGCTGTTGCTGAATCTGATAATTTAGGTTTAAAAGCAGAAGCAGCCATCATCATTGATGGTGAAACAGGACAAATCGTATATGAAAAGAATGCCGATAAAGTATTAGGAATTGCATCCATGTCTAAAATGATGACCGAGTACATCATTATGGAGTCAATTGAAAATGGGAAAATCAGTTGGGATCAAAAAGTTAAAATAAATAAATACGTACATGACCTTTCAAAAGCACCCAATTTATCGAATGTTGGGTTAACGGAAGGTGAAGATTATACAGTTAAGGAACTATATCAAGCTATGGCCGTCTATTCCGGAAATGCGGCAACAGTAGCTTTAGCACAGTTGGTTTCCGGAAGTGAAAAGAGCTTCGTTAAGTTAATGAATGAAAAAGCAAAGGAATTAGGCTTGAAACACCATAAATTCGTTAATGCCAGCGGTTTGAATAACTCCGATTTATTAGGACAATATCCTTCCGGCAATGAAGATAGTGAAAATATCATGACAGCAAAAGATACTGCCCTTCTTGCTTATCGTTTAATCAACGATTATCCGGAAGTGTTAAAAATCGCCAGCATTCCTAAATTGAAGTTCCGCGATGGAAAGGAATATCCGAACTTCAACTGGATGTTGCCAGGTCTGATATTTGAATATAAAGGCGTAGATGGACTGAAAACGGGATCTACCGACTTTGCCGGTTATGGACATACAGGGACGGTTATCCGGGACGGTCAGCGCTATATCACGGTGGTTATGAAGTCCACTAATAAAAACGAACGTTTTGCAGATAGCACTAAGCTCATGAACTATGCGTATGCAACCTTTAAAAAGGAAAAAGTCCTTCCAGCCAATTACCAGGTGAAAGGGAAAGAAACACTTTCAGTAGTAAAAGGCAAGGAAAAAAACGTTAAGATCCAATCTGAAAAAGCAATCGAGCTACTTGTTGAAAATGGTGAGAAAGATAACTATAAAACAGATTTAGTGATCGATAAAAACAAATTGAATGATGATGGCAAGCTTACTGCACCAATCAAAAAAGGTGAAAAGCTGGGTTACATCACAGTCACTCCTAAAAAAGGAGAAGATTACGGATACATTAACGGCGATCCGGTTAAGGTTAACGTCGTAGCTGCTGAATCTGTTGAAAAGGCAAACTGGTTCGTATTATCAATGCGAGCGGTTGGCGGATTCTTTGGTGACGTATGGAGCAGTGTAGCTTCTACTGTTAAAGGCTGGTTTTAAGTTTCGCGTATAAAACGGTTGCGAAATGTATAAAATTATAGTACATTATGGAAAACAATCTGATTATATAAGAAAGCAATGACAGGAAATAGTAACAAGTATTTCTTTCTATAGAGAGCCGATGGCTGGTGGAAATCGGTGTGAGAGTTTTGTGAATCCCTCCTGGAGCAGAGTATGGAAAGCCTTTTGGGTCAGTAAATACTTTCGGTTAAAAGCCGTTATCGAGATAAGTGGTAGGCGTTTTTCATAGGCCTTCAACTAGGGTGGCAACGCGGGTTAACTCTCGTCCCTTCTTCAGGGGACGGGAGTTTTTTGCGTTCTTTGATAAATCATCAAATTATTAAGGAGGAACTGAAAATGTTGGATTTGAAATATGTAAGAAATAATTTTGAAGAAGTGAAGCGTGTATTGCAATTTAGAGGGGAAGATTTGACCGATTTAGGTAAATTCGAGGAACTGGATGTAAAGCGTCGGACTTTGATTGCCGATACGGAAAAGTTGAAAAGCCAAAGAAATGAAGTTTCGCAGCAAGTGGCCGTATTGAAACGGGAA
This window encodes:
- a CDS encoding YaaC family protein, coding for MPENNDNFDKYTPFFSASSSQLFLQKCYTHEKIAEAEIKSYDNCYPFIYHLEHAKTYYNQAAIAPLSIQPILTFYGFAQLLKACLLTIDPNYPESTSMLAHGVTTRKKKKQQYEFLKDEVKTQKNGLFTCIAEKLFHIKHLEGEKFSMGTLIKEIPDMQNFTWSISKKNFVALLPSSNGFQLPSAILDSYQMSSSRMEEFLKAKTNQAYSISEVPGTLHLKTDGIPIHNASSPIRYNLAEGQFMLSLNKDSSAFSLPELLIHYLISYNLSIIARYETEWWAELMKTMPNDDYPCIVQFLKISQAKVPFLIFEWIKSERFHF
- the guaB gene encoding IMP dehydrogenase, with the translated sequence MWENKFAKEGLTFDDVLLIPAKSEVLPKDVNLQVNLAENLKLNLPIISAGMDTVTEAEMAIAMARQGGLGIIHKNMSIEAQAELVDKVKRSESGVITDPFFLTPDHQVFDAEHLMGKYRISGVPVVNNIEDQKLVGIITNRDLRFISDFSLKISSVMTVENLVTAPVGTNLEQAEKILQKYKIEKLPLVDDNGVLKGLITIKDIEKVIEFPNSAKDKQGRLLAGAAVGVTKDTMKRVEMLVKSHVDAIVLDTAHGHSEGVLEMVKEIRGTYPELTIIAGNVATAEGTKALIEAGADVVKVGIGPGSICTTRVVAGVGVPQITAVFDCATEARKHGKTIIADGGIKYSGDIVKALAAGGHAVMLGSMLAGVTESPGETEIFQGRRFKVYRGMGSVAAMEKGSKDRYFQEDNKKFVPEGIEGRLPYKGPLSDTIFQLIGGIRSGMGYCGTATLEELRENSQFVKMTGAGLRESHPHDVQITKEAPNYSM
- a CDS encoding D-alanyl-D-alanine carboxypeptidase family protein gives rise to the protein MKKISKMTLIFTFVFVLVMSQFAYQPGEAVAESDNLGLKAEAAIIIDGETGQIVYEKNADKVLGIASMSKMMTEYIIMESIENGKISWDQKVKINKYVHDLSKAPNLSNVGLTEGEDYTVKELYQAMAVYSGNAATVALAQLVSGSEKSFVKLMNEKAKELGLKHHKFVNASGLNNSDLLGQYPSGNEDSENIMTAKDTALLAYRLINDYPEVLKIASIPKLKFRDGKEYPNFNWMLPGLIFEYKGVDGLKTGSTDFAGYGHTGTVIRDGQRYITVVMKSTNKNERFADSTKLMNYAYATFKKEKVLPANYQVKGKETLSVVKGKEKNVKIQSEKAIELLVENGEKDNYKTDLVIDKNKLNDDGKLTAPIKKGEKLGYITVTPKKGEDYGYINGDPVKVNVVAAESVEKANWFVLSMRAVGGFFGDVWSSVASTVKGWF